The Pontibacter pudoricolor genome contains a region encoding:
- a CDS encoding DMT family protein, whose amino-acid sequence MKTIVLLLISNIFMTFAWYGHLKYKDVSLWKVILISWLIAFFEYCFQVPANRIGHGQFTAFQLKTIQEVITLVVFIGFSVFYLREEVKWNYIVGFILILAAVFFVFKKW is encoded by the coding sequence ATGAAAACGATAGTTCTGCTGCTGATTTCCAACATCTTTATGACCTTTGCCTGGTATGGCCATTTGAAGTATAAGGATGTATCGCTCTGGAAAGTAATTCTGATCAGCTGGCTCATTGCTTTTTTTGAGTACTGCTTCCAGGTGCCGGCCAACCGCATCGGGCATGGGCAATTCACTGCTTTTCAGCTTAAAACAATACAGGAAGTAATAACGCTGGTAGTCTTTATCGGCTTTTCTGTTTTCTATCTCCGCGAAGAAGTAAAGTGGAATTACATCGTCGGCTTTATCCTGATCCTTGCCGCCGTATTCTTTGTGTTCAAGAAATGGTAG
- the gyrB gene encoding DNA topoisomerase (ATP-hydrolyzing) subunit B: MSEVEAQRANNYSADSIQVLEGLEAVRKRPAMYIGDIGIKGLHHLVWEVVDNSIDEALAGHCDEINVTINEHNSVTVSDNGRGIPTDFHQKEGRSALEVVMTVLHAGGKFDKDTYKVSGGLHGVGVSCVNALSTDMHVTVHRNGKIFEQHYNIGAPAYPVREIGTTDRTGTTVTFQPDASIFTVTEYKYDTVAGRLRELAYLNKGIRINLKDMRELNEQGEPLSESFYSEGGLKEFVAYLDETRENLIPEPIYIESEKNGVPVEIALQYNTSYTENIFSYVNNINTIEGGTHVGGFRRALTRTLKAYADKSGMLDKLKIDIAGDDFREGLTAVISVKVQEPQFEGQTKTKLGNSDVGGAVDTAVGEMLNQFLEENPKEARIIVQKVILAAQARNAARKAREMVQRKNVLSSTSLPGKLADCSDSDPENCEIYLVEGDSAGGSAKQGRNRRFQAILPLRGKILNVEKAQEHRIYENEEIKNMIQAFGVSFGTSEGEKALNMERLRYHRIIIMTDADVDGSHIRTLILTFFFRYMKELIENGYIYIALPPLYLVKKGKEERYCWSEQDRIDAIAELGKGKDDSVGVQRYKGLGEMNPEQLWTTTMNPEVRSLKQVTIESAAQADHLFSMLMGDEVGPRRDFIERNSKYARVDV; this comes from the coding sequence ATGAGTGAAGTAGAAGCACAAAGAGCAAATAATTATTCAGCAGATAGTATACAGGTACTGGAAGGACTGGAAGCAGTTCGTAAACGTCCGGCCATGTATATCGGTGACATTGGTATAAAAGGCTTACACCACCTGGTTTGGGAAGTAGTAGATAACTCGATCGATGAGGCCCTTGCCGGCCACTGCGATGAGATCAATGTTACCATTAACGAACACAACTCTGTTACGGTATCGGATAACGGCCGTGGTATTCCTACAGATTTTCACCAGAAAGAAGGCCGCTCTGCCCTGGAGGTAGTAATGACGGTACTGCATGCCGGTGGTAAATTCGATAAAGACACTTATAAAGTATCCGGTGGTCTGCATGGCGTGGGTGTATCCTGCGTTAACGCCTTATCAACTGACATGCACGTAACAGTGCACCGTAACGGGAAGATATTTGAGCAGCATTACAACATTGGTGCACCGGCTTACCCGGTTCGCGAGATCGGAACAACTGACAGAACAGGTACAACGGTTACCTTTCAGCCGGATGCTTCCATTTTTACGGTAACCGAGTACAAATACGATACAGTAGCAGGTCGCTTACGCGAACTGGCTTACCTTAACAAAGGCATCCGCATTAACCTGAAGGATATGCGTGAGCTAAACGAGCAGGGCGAGCCTCTGAGCGAATCGTTTTACTCAGAAGGTGGTCTTAAAGAATTTGTGGCTTACCTGGATGAGACCCGCGAAAACCTGATACCGGAGCCTATTTATATTGAAAGTGAGAAGAACGGTGTTCCTGTTGAGATTGCATTACAGTATAACACCTCCTATACCGAGAATATTTTCTCGTATGTAAACAACATCAACACCATTGAAGGTGGTACGCACGTAGGTGGTTTCCGTAGAGCGCTTACCCGTACGCTGAAGGCTTATGCAGATAAGTCTGGCATGCTGGATAAGCTGAAGATAGACATTGCCGGTGACGACTTTAGAGAAGGCTTAACAGCTGTAATCTCAGTAAAAGTGCAGGAGCCGCAGTTTGAAGGACAGACCAAAACCAAATTAGGTAACTCTGATGTGGGTGGCGCTGTGGATACGGCCGTTGGCGAAATGCTGAACCAGTTCCTGGAAGAAAATCCGAAGGAGGCCCGCATTATAGTTCAGAAGGTAATACTTGCCGCACAGGCCCGTAACGCAGCCCGCAAGGCCCGCGAAATGGTACAGCGCAAGAACGTACTTTCGAGCACCAGCTTGCCGGGTAAACTGGCCGACTGCTCAGACAGCGATCCTGAAAACTGCGAAATATACCTGGTAGAGGGTGACTCAGCGGGTGGATCTGCCAAACAGGGCCGTAACCGTAGGTTCCAGGCTATTCTGCCACTTCGTGGTAAGATCCTGAACGTGGAGAAAGCACAGGAGCACCGCATTTACGAGAACGAAGAGATCAAGAACATGATCCAGGCGTTTGGTGTAAGCTTTGGTACCTCTGAGGGCGAGAAAGCCCTTAACATGGAAAGACTTCGCTATCACCGTATCATCATCATGACGGATGCGGACGTGGACGGTTCGCACATCAGAACCCTGATCCTGACGTTCTTCTTCCGTTATATGAAGGAGCTGATAGAGAATGGCTATATCTATATTGCCTTGCCACCGCTTTACCTGGTTAAAAAAGGTAAGGAAGAGCGTTATTGCTGGAGCGAGCAGGATCGTATCGACGCAATTGCAGAGCTTGGTAAAGGTAAAGACGACAGCGTAGGCGTACAGCGTTACAAAGGTCTCGGTGAGATGAACCCGGAACAGCTCTGGACTACAACTATGAACCCGGAAGTGAGAAGCTTAAAGCAGGTAACTATAGAATCTGCTGCACAAGCCGACCACCTGTTCTCGATGCTGATGGGCGACGAAGTTGGCCCTCGCCGCGACTTTATTGAGCGTAACTCGAAGTATGCACGCGTAGACGTGTAA
- the ppk1 gene encoding polyphosphate kinase 1, which yields MLINKVSDQIKKSKYISRDLSWLRFNYRVLDQARDTNKSIFDRLKFLAITSSNLDEFFMIRVGSLYNYIDYGKERTDYSGLRELPFRKKLLDYSHRFVNDQYLTYNNELKPLFDKSGFDVLMVGELTEIEQKKVDGYFKNTIFPLLTPMVFDNYHGFPLLMNQLLTFGVVTRTDDEQKAQDRLTFVQIPQNLARFYEINRKDKIIFVPIEEIIRWKIKKLFRNVDIVSVNLFRITRNGDFTLEESDDIEADFVQEIKSKLKTRKKGRVVRLEVERNPSAFMMKVLKDRWVIDNANVFTINSLIDLRALWQIINHRQFKDRCFKQPSSVMPRSLPSDGIDLFQYLKEHDVLLHHPYNSMEPVVQLLERAAEDPYVLGIKQTIYRLADQSRVTAALLKAAENGKHVSVLFEVKARFDEERNLKEGDRLEKAGCFVIYGISKYKTHTKMLMIIRKEGEKVTRYVHIGSGNYNEQTARLYSDVSLLTTDEIYAHDVSEFFNVITGHSRPNEYKSLMTSPKGLRNQLIELIRNEARNAKKGLKSGIVIKINSLEDKEVMDEFYKASKAGVPIKLIVRGICCLRPGREDLSENIFVKSIVGEYLEHSRIYYFHNSGDAKVYSGSADVMVRSFDRRIEALFLILNEDLKREAISILHYNLLDNQNSYIMREDGTYVKKRPAAGEDVVDIHKIFYNRTIYENMDVELV from the coding sequence ATGCTTATAAATAAGGTCTCTGACCAGATAAAGAAAAGTAAATACATAAGCCGCGACCTGAGCTGGCTACGCTTTAATTACCGCGTACTCGACCAGGCCCGCGATACAAACAAGTCTATTTTTGACAGGCTCAAGTTCCTGGCCATTACCTCGTCTAACCTCGACGAGTTTTTCATGATCAGGGTGGGCAGTTTGTACAACTATATCGACTACGGTAAAGAGCGTACAGATTATTCGGGCCTTCGTGAGCTTCCTTTCCGCAAGAAGCTCTTGGATTATTCGCACCGTTTTGTAAACGACCAGTACCTGACCTATAACAACGAACTGAAACCGCTTTTCGATAAGAGTGGCTTTGACGTGCTGATGGTTGGCGAACTGACCGAAATAGAGCAGAAGAAAGTAGACGGGTACTTTAAGAATACCATATTCCCGCTGCTTACACCCATGGTGTTCGATAATTACCATGGTTTTCCGCTACTCATGAACCAGCTGCTGACCTTTGGTGTAGTTACCCGCACCGACGATGAGCAGAAAGCACAGGACCGCCTGACCTTTGTACAGATACCACAAAACCTGGCGCGTTTCTACGAGATCAACCGCAAGGACAAGATCATATTTGTACCTATTGAAGAAATTATCCGCTGGAAAATAAAAAAGCTGTTCCGTAATGTAGATATCGTTTCAGTTAACCTATTCCGCATTACCCGAAACGGCGATTTTACCCTCGAAGAATCAGACGACATTGAAGCGGACTTTGTACAGGAAATAAAATCCAAGCTTAAGACCCGTAAAAAAGGGCGGGTGGTACGCCTGGAAGTAGAGCGGAATCCGTCGGCTTTTATGATGAAAGTACTGAAGGATCGCTGGGTTATCGATAATGCCAACGTCTTTACAATCAATAGTTTAATAGACCTGCGCGCGCTGTGGCAAATCATTAACCACCGGCAGTTCAAAGACCGTTGCTTTAAACAACCATCGTCTGTGATGCCGCGCAGCCTGCCAAGCGATGGCATAGACCTGTTCCAGTACCTGAAAGAGCACGACGTGTTGCTACACCATCCTTATAACAGCATGGAGCCGGTGGTACAGTTGCTGGAGCGCGCCGCCGAAGACCCGTATGTGCTGGGAATTAAACAAACGATATACCGCCTCGCAGACCAGAGCCGCGTTACTGCCGCGTTACTGAAAGCCGCCGAAAACGGAAAACACGTATCGGTGTTGTTTGAAGTTAAAGCCCGATTTGATGAAGAGCGTAACCTGAAAGAAGGTGACCGCCTGGAAAAAGCCGGCTGCTTTGTAATTTATGGTATCAGCAAGTATAAAACGCATACCAAAATGCTGATGATCATCCGGAAAGAAGGGGAGAAGGTAACGCGTTATGTGCACATCGGCAGCGGTAACTATAACGAGCAAACAGCCCGTTTGTATTCTGATGTCAGTTTGCTTACAACCGATGAGATTTACGCGCACGATGTTTCCGAATTCTTTAATGTAATTACCGGCCACTCCCGTCCGAACGAATACAAATCGCTGATGACCTCGCCGAAAGGCCTTCGTAACCAGTTGATCGAGCTGATTCGTAACGAGGCCCGGAATGCTAAAAAAGGACTGAAAAGCGGTATTGTGATCAAGATCAACTCGCTGGAAGATAAAGAGGTAATGGACGAGTTTTACAAGGCATCCAAGGCCGGTGTTCCTATAAAACTTATAGTTCGTGGTATTTGCTGTCTGCGACCGGGTCGCGAAGATCTGAGCGAGAATATTTTCGTGAAATCTATAGTTGGGGAATACCTGGAACACAGCCGTATTTATTATTTCCATAACAGCGGCGATGCCAAAGTTTACAGCGGCAGCGCTGATGTAATGGTCCGCAGCTTTGACAGGAGAATAGAGGCCCTGTTCCTGATACTGAACGAAGACCTGAAACGCGAGGCCATTTCGATTCTGCACTACAACCTGCTCGATAATCAGAACTCCTACATTATGCGCGAAGACGGGACCTACGTTAAAAAACGCCCTGCCGCCGGGGAAGATGTAGTGGACATTCACAAGATATTCTACAACCGTACTATTTATGAGAACATGGATGTAGAGCTGGTTTAA